One Natronomonas moolapensis 8.8.11 genomic region harbors:
- a CDS encoding FAD:protein FMN transferase — protein sequence MVGSLASLTERFGEINREFNCCDTTFRVHATGIRADAAVTAARDTAESLEAQLNAFDGASAVSQLNRDGAIANEHVARIVRRGLEYDDRTAGVFDIHQGRVEQELKTFLRGDNETPPTEFDTGSVHVSGPQVSTDVELDLNGLAKGYIVDQASEALAGLGRRGFVSGGGDMSPPTGPVAIESPYGDDTPLKILDTDWFVATSGGYRRSRNDTDHIYDATTESLGSRHESVTVLARRDCMEADALATTLAALSLDEARELAAEWDGLEALIIHGGVFHTTGGFDSHVMDT from the coding sequence ATGGTAGGATCGCTTGCATCGCTCACCGAACGGTTCGGGGAGATTAACCGCGAGTTCAACTGTTGTGATACAACGTTTCGGGTCCACGCGACAGGCATCCGGGCCGACGCTGCGGTGACTGCGGCACGAGACACGGCTGAGTCACTCGAAGCACAACTGAACGCCTTCGACGGGGCGAGTGCCGTCAGCCAACTCAACCGCGACGGTGCGATCGCGAACGAACACGTCGCCCGTATCGTTCGCCGTGGGCTCGAATACGACGACAGGACCGCCGGAGTGTTCGATATCCACCAGGGCCGCGTCGAACAGGAGCTCAAAACGTTCCTGCGTGGTGACAACGAAACACCACCCACAGAATTCGATACCGGATCGGTCCATGTCAGCGGGCCTCAGGTCAGTACCGATGTCGAGCTTGACCTCAACGGCCTCGCGAAGGGGTACATCGTTGACCAAGCCAGCGAAGCGCTCGCAGGGCTTGGTCGACGTGGGTTCGTCAGTGGTGGTGGAGATATGTCCCCGCCCACGGGCCCGGTCGCCATCGAGAGCCCGTACGGCGACGACACACCGCTGAAGATTCTGGATACGGATTGGTTCGTCGCGACGTCTGGAGGATACCGACGCTCGCGAAACGACACGGACCACATCTATGACGCGACCACCGAGTCGCTCGGCTCACGTCACGAGTCCGTTACTGTCCTCGCGCGCCGGGACTGTATGGAAGCCGATGCCCTGGCAACGACGCTCGCTGCACTCTCCCTCGATGAAGCGCGTGAATTAGCAGCCGAGTGGGACGGATTAGAGGCGCTGATCATTCACGGCGGCGTCTTCCACACGACAGGAGGATTCGATTCACATGTCATGGACACATAA
- a CDS encoding pentapeptide repeat-containing protein: protein MCRRKIRSSPQQFRRSLGTKMRSTRMTNTKMTSTRMTNTKMTNTKMTNTKMRSTRMTNTKMRSTRMTNTKRTSDRDGRIACIAHRTVRGD from the coding sequence ATGTGCCGACGCAAAATAAGGAGTTCACCCCAGCAGTTCAGACGCAGTCTCGGTACGAAGATGAGGAGCACGAGGATGACGAATACGAAGATGACGAGCACGAGGATGACGAATACGAAGATGACGAATACGAAGATGACGAATACGAAGATGAGGAGCACGAGGATGACGAATACGAAGATGAGGAGCACGAGGATGACGAATACGAAGAGAACGAGTGACCGAGATGGTAGGATCGCTTGCATCGCTCACCGAACGGTTCGGGGAGATTAA
- a CDS encoding thrombospondin type 3 repeat-containing protein, with product MSWTHKQRITVVAIVVLVVAVPILWQIDDIRATQATEKAQSDLIDQTVLERQTPTDYDGDGIEDSTDKCPTRAETNNGFQDSDGCPDVVETTGAS from the coding sequence ATGTCATGGACACATAAACAGCGAATCACCGTCGTTGCGATCGTCGTGCTGGTCGTGGCCGTGCCAATCCTCTGGCAGATCGACGACATCCGTGCCACCCAGGCGACTGAGAAAGCACAGAGCGACCTCATCGATCAGACCGTTTTGGAGCGACAGACACCGACAGATTACGACGGAGATGGCATCGAGGACTCCACCGACAAGTGTCCGACACGTGCAGAGACGAATAACGGATTCCAGGATTCGGACGGCTGTCCCGATGTCGTCGAAACGACGGGAGCATCGTAA
- a CDS encoding winged helix-turn-helix transcriptional regulator — MSDPNLELDSRRVIYQRIADTPGVHFRALLSDLEYAQGTLQYQLRWLADEGLIDISDDGKYTRYYPAVEFDEADRAVMNALRREYSRRILAHLLTDGPLSTTELSDRLAKAQSTVSWHLSKLAEANLVTKERDGRSVMYQVCDPDRVKYLYTVHQRSFTDKVVDRILGLWDGY; from the coding sequence ATGTCGGATCCGAACCTCGAACTGGACTCTCGGCGGGTGATCTACCAGCGGATAGCCGACACGCCGGGCGTTCACTTTCGCGCGCTCCTCAGCGACCTCGAGTACGCGCAGGGAACGCTCCAGTATCAGCTCCGCTGGCTCGCCGACGAGGGCTTGATCGACATCTCGGACGACGGCAAGTACACGCGGTACTACCCTGCCGTCGAGTTCGACGAGGCTGATCGAGCAGTGATGAACGCGTTGCGGCGAGAGTATAGTCGCCGCATCCTTGCACACCTTCTCACAGACGGCCCACTCTCGACAACCGAACTCAGCGACCGCCTCGCGAAGGCGCAATCGACCGTTTCGTGGCATCTCTCGAAGCTTGCCGAGGCCAACCTCGTCACCAAAGAGCGCGATGGCCGGAGTGTTATGTATCAGGTTTGCGACCCGGACCGGGTCAAATACCTCTACACGGTTCACCAACGCTCGTTCACTGACAAAGTGGTCGACCGTATTCTGGGCCTCTGGGATGGCTACTAA